Proteins encoded by one window of Tunturibacter psychrotolerans:
- the hemG gene encoding protoporphyrinogen oxidase has protein sequence MKRVAIVGGGVAGVTAAYELAQQARKGVPLQGVLFEASTRLGGIIETVHEGEFVIECGPDAWVTEKPWARELAEELGLADEVMPSNDATRKTYVLIDKKLQAMPDGMRMMVPADLDALDQSELFSAEAKRAYREEPGRAEELRAAAPEGDESVAEFVQRHFGDEVLEKIGAPLLSGVFGGDVTKLSVQAVMAPFVTMEREHGSLIDALRTRSVAASKNSVFTTLRSGMGTLVDRMIAAIPEDWIRLSAEVQFTSCGEEGWLVGTARGVERFDALMMTAPVDVACSLLQPIDAEMAPLMEMDASSAVVVGFGFPDAAKFSIPTGFGFLVPPGSDSLLLAATFVDQKFEHRVPQGGRLMRAFFGGKAAERLMRCGNDETAAVARMELARVLGPLPEPQVTVVRRWPRSLPLYAVGHLERMKKLDSRVRAFKGLWLLGNGYRGVGVPDLVRDARAAAREIAGE, from the coding sequence ATGAAGCGCGTTGCAATTGTGGGTGGTGGGGTAGCCGGGGTGACGGCAGCATATGAGCTGGCGCAGCAGGCTCGTAAGGGCGTACCGCTGCAGGGAGTTTTGTTCGAAGCCTCGACGCGGCTTGGGGGAATCATCGAGACGGTCCATGAGGGTGAGTTCGTGATCGAATGCGGGCCGGATGCCTGGGTGACGGAAAAGCCCTGGGCGCGCGAACTCGCAGAAGAGCTTGGGTTGGCTGATGAAGTGATGCCTTCCAATGACGCCACGCGAAAGACGTATGTGCTGATCGACAAGAAGCTGCAGGCTATGCCGGATGGCATGCGGATGATGGTGCCGGCTGACCTCGATGCTCTGGATCAGTCCGAACTGTTCAGCGCGGAGGCCAAGCGGGCTTATCGCGAAGAACCCGGCAGAGCGGAGGAGTTGCGAGCGGCGGCTCCTGAAGGAGATGAGAGTGTTGCGGAGTTTGTTCAACGCCACTTTGGAGACGAGGTGTTGGAGAAGATCGGGGCTCCCCTGCTGAGTGGTGTCTTTGGTGGCGATGTGACCAAGCTGAGCGTGCAGGCGGTGATGGCTCCGTTTGTCACGATGGAGCGAGAACACGGCAGTCTGATCGACGCACTACGGACGAGGAGTGTTGCGGCGAGCAAGAATTCAGTATTTACCACGTTACGGAGCGGCATGGGGACTTTGGTAGATCGCATGATCGCCGCGATTCCCGAGGATTGGATTCGACTCTCTGCGGAAGTACAGTTCACCTCGTGCGGCGAAGAAGGGTGGCTCGTCGGAACTGCCAGAGGCGTAGAGCGTTTCGATGCTTTGATGATGACGGCGCCGGTCGACGTAGCTTGTTCTCTCCTGCAGCCGATTGACGCCGAGATGGCTCCGTTGATGGAGATGGATGCCAGCTCTGCGGTAGTGGTCGGATTTGGATTTCCCGACGCGGCAAAGTTTTCTATACCGACGGGGTTCGGTTTTCTAGTCCCGCCGGGATCCGATAGTCTGCTGCTCGCAGCGACCTTCGTCGATCAGAAGTTTGAACACCGCGTGCCGCAAGGGGGACGGCTGATGCGAGCCTTCTTCGGAGGCAAAGCTGCCGAACGGTTGATGCGGTGTGGCAACGACGAAACAGCTGCAGTGGCGCGGATGGAGCTCGCGAGGGTTTTGGGGCCTCTGCCCGAGCCGCAAGTGACTGTGGTGCGACGGTGGCCGCGTAGTCTTCCCCTGTATGCCGTGGGGCATCTTGAGAGAATGAAGAAACTCGATTCGCGAGTGAGAGCCTTCAAGGGATTGTGGCTGCTTGGTAATGGGTATCGCGGCGTGGGAGTGCCCGATCTGGTGCGAGATGCGAGAGCTGCGGCAAGGGAGATCGCAGGCGAATGA
- the purS gene encoding phosphoribosylformylglycinamidine synthase subunit PurS, with product MKAHVYVTLKRTVLDAQGQTVADALRRMEYRGVADVRQGKYFLLTLEDGLEQNAAQAEVERIAREVLTNPVIEEFTFRLEA from the coding sequence ATGAAGGCTCATGTCTATGTAACGCTGAAACGAACGGTGCTGGATGCCCAGGGGCAGACAGTTGCAGATGCATTGCGGCGGATGGAATATCGCGGCGTTGCCGATGTACGGCAGGGGAAATATTTTCTGCTGACTCTGGAAGATGGACTGGAACAGAACGCAGCGCAGGCCGAGGTGGAGCGGATTGCGCGCGAGGTTCTGACAAACCCTGTAATTGAAGAGTTTACGTTTCGGCTGGAGGCCTAA
- the cobU gene encoding bifunctional adenosylcobinamide kinase/adenosylcobinamide-phosphate guanylyltransferase codes for MQEMRHSSITLVLGGVRSGKSRYAQQLAERESRVIFVATARASDDEMHRKIERHRRERPAEWITVEEPLELVQVLAQKARDCDVIIVDCLTVFAANLLETEGDDQDAIERRVDALCVALQSASCSVVLVSNEVGSGVVPAYPLGRRYRDLLGEINQSVARISDDVVLMVAGLPLALKGHLEVTL; via the coding sequence ATGCAGGAGATGCGCCACAGTTCCATCACTCTCGTACTTGGCGGCGTTCGCAGCGGCAAGAGCCGTTACGCGCAACAGCTTGCAGAGCGAGAGAGCCGCGTCATCTTTGTGGCGACAGCGAGGGCTTCCGACGACGAGATGCATCGCAAGATCGAGCGGCATCGTCGAGAACGCCCTGCGGAGTGGATCACCGTTGAGGAGCCGCTGGAACTGGTTCAGGTACTGGCGCAGAAGGCACGCGACTGCGATGTGATCATTGTGGACTGTCTGACGGTCTTTGCGGCGAATCTTCTAGAGACCGAAGGCGACGACCAGGATGCCATCGAACGACGTGTTGATGCTTTGTGCGTGGCGTTGCAATCGGCGAGTTGCTCTGTTGTATTGGTGTCCAACGAAGTGGGCAGTGGCGTGGTGCCGGCCTATCCCTTGGGACGTCGATACCGCGATCTGCTGGGCGAGATCAATCAGAGCGTAGCAAGGATCTCCGACGATGTGGTGTTGATGGTGGCTGGGCTTCCGCTCGCTTTGAAGGGACACCTTGAGGTGACGCTGTGA
- a CDS encoding inorganic diphosphatase, with product MTNYLELPVGPNSPEVINAVIEIPYEGVNKYEYDKELHVFRLDRNLYSPVHYPGDYGFIPSTLGDDGDPLDCLVLVDTPSFSGCVMQVRPIGVLEMLDQGLGDEKVLCVGQDNPRYKDVWNFSEIYPHMLREITHFFAIYKDLEGKRVEVKGWRDASFARNKVLEAQQRFIDNKANPIPKPVPKNS from the coding sequence ATGACGAACTACCTGGAACTCCCCGTCGGGCCTAACAGCCCCGAGGTCATCAACGCAGTCATCGAGATCCCCTACGAGGGTGTCAACAAGTACGAGTACGACAAAGAGCTCCACGTCTTCCGTCTCGACCGCAACCTCTACTCCCCCGTCCACTATCCCGGCGACTACGGCTTCATCCCCAGCACCCTCGGCGACGACGGCGACCCCCTCGACTGCCTCGTCCTCGTCGACACCCCCAGCTTCTCCGGCTGTGTCATGCAGGTCCGCCCCATCGGCGTCCTCGAGATGCTCGACCAGGGCCTCGGCGACGAGAAGGTCCTCTGCGTCGGTCAGGACAATCCCCGCTACAAAGACGTCTGGAACTTCTCCGAGATCTATCCCCACATGCTCCGCGAGATCACGCACTTCTTTGCCATCTACAAGGATCTCGAAGGCAAGCGAGTCGAAGTCAAAGGCTGGCGCGATGCCTCCTTCGCACGCAACAAGGTTCTCGAAGCCCAGCAGCGCTTCATCGACAACAAAGCCAACCCCATCCCCAAGCCCGTTCCAAAGAATTCGTAG
- the hemH gene encoding ferrochelatase: protein MSLETSGSAVLLLAHGTPDMLDEMAEYLSKVTGGRAMPQEVVKELQHRYAQIGLKESPGLEPPPLTKWTMVQAHMLEHALGAGKVYVGMRNWHPYIADVVAQMRLDGVTQIKAVCLAPQNSRTSVGLYRRAVHAAATGMEVEFVAGWAESPVLAEAFAEKLQPVWEEACAEAGQRVPVLFTAHSVPCRTIMTGEASVAGARPGTPVQDSPDPYPVEAKRTAQLVAERMTPAGFGDKDWYFAFQSQGMSGGPWIGPTVEDTLKAIKAEGHVGVVMQPVGFLCDHVEILYDIDIAFRQTANELGLKLWRAESLNDSPVLVEAIVEVVSGRYKATVDEVMVPA from the coding sequence ATGAGTCTCGAAACAAGCGGGAGCGCTGTGCTGCTGCTCGCGCATGGAACGCCAGACATGCTCGACGAGATGGCTGAGTATCTAAGCAAAGTGACTGGCGGGCGAGCGATGCCGCAGGAGGTTGTGAAGGAGCTGCAGCATCGGTACGCGCAGATTGGACTGAAAGAGTCGCCAGGGCTGGAACCACCGCCGTTGACGAAGTGGACTATGGTGCAGGCGCATATGCTGGAGCACGCGCTGGGAGCGGGCAAAGTGTATGTGGGGATGAGGAATTGGCATCCTTACATCGCCGATGTGGTGGCACAAATGCGTTTGGATGGCGTGACGCAGATAAAGGCAGTGTGCCTGGCACCGCAGAACTCACGGACTAGTGTGGGGCTTTATCGCAGGGCGGTGCATGCCGCGGCAACTGGGATGGAGGTTGAGTTTGTTGCGGGCTGGGCCGAAAGTCCCGTGTTGGCGGAGGCGTTCGCAGAGAAGCTGCAGCCTGTGTGGGAAGAGGCTTGCGCCGAGGCGGGCCAGCGCGTGCCCGTTTTATTCACGGCTCATAGCGTGCCTTGCCGAACCATCATGACGGGTGAGGCTTCCGTCGCTGGAGCACGGCCCGGAACACCTGTTCAGGATTCGCCCGATCCGTACCCGGTAGAGGCTAAGCGCACTGCGCAGTTGGTGGCAGAGCGGATGACCCCGGCTGGATTTGGTGACAAGGATTGGTACTTCGCGTTTCAGAGTCAGGGTATGAGCGGAGGTCCGTGGATCGGTCCAACCGTGGAGGACACACTCAAAGCGATCAAGGCCGAAGGGCATGTAGGCGTGGTGATGCAGCCAGTGGGCTTCCTCTGTGATCACGTGGAGATCCTTTATGACATCGACATCGCTTTCCGGCAGACCGCAAACGAGTTGGGCCTTAAGTTGTGGCGAGCCGAGAGCTTGAACGACTCCCCGGTGCTGGTGGAGGCGATCGTGGAGGTCGTCTCCGGGCGATATAAAGCGACCGTCGATGAGGTTATGGTTCCGGCGTAG
- the hemE gene encoding uroporphyrinogen decarboxylase, whose translation MSDAIVESAAVTAVDRETGASRFVRACLRQPVDRTPVWFLRQAGRYMPEYMAVRKHHSLLEICRTPEIAAEVTITAAERLDVDAAIIFADLLLPFTPMGLDFEFVAGEGPVVHTPVRTLEHVKTLRTDRVEELQYVARAIEKVATHFSAPRADGDTLGIIGFCGAPWTLAGYMIEGGKQGGGDRNYIETKKMMYSDGPAWSLLMEKIVTVLVAYAQQQVEAGADVIQIFDSWVGKLSVRDYRQYCLGWTTELVQRIKALGVPVIYFGVETASLLPAMSETGADVIGLDWRTPLESGWKAVGAGCAVQGNLDPIALFAQEDVLKQQVSEILEAAAGRPGHIFNLGHGIVPGTPVENVIHVVELVRELSAR comes from the coding sequence TTGAGTGATGCGATCGTGGAAAGTGCCGCAGTGACGGCTGTTGACAGAGAGACGGGAGCGAGCCGTTTTGTGCGAGCCTGTTTGCGTCAGCCAGTAGACAGAACGCCGGTGTGGTTTTTGCGGCAGGCTGGGCGTTACATGCCGGAGTATATGGCGGTGCGGAAGCACCATTCCCTGCTGGAGATTTGCCGGACGCCTGAGATTGCGGCGGAGGTGACCATTACAGCGGCAGAGCGGCTGGATGTTGACGCCGCGATCATCTTTGCCGATCTGCTGCTGCCATTTACGCCGATGGGTCTGGACTTCGAGTTTGTTGCGGGCGAAGGCCCCGTAGTGCATACGCCGGTGAGGACGCTGGAGCACGTAAAGACACTGCGTACCGATCGAGTAGAGGAGTTGCAGTATGTTGCGCGCGCGATTGAAAAAGTTGCCACGCACTTTTCTGCGCCCCGTGCCGATGGGGACACGCTGGGGATCATCGGATTTTGCGGCGCTCCGTGGACGCTTGCTGGATACATGATCGAAGGCGGCAAGCAGGGCGGCGGGGATCGCAACTACATCGAGACTAAGAAGATGATGTACTCGGATGGACCTGCTTGGTCGCTTCTGATGGAGAAGATTGTTACCGTTTTGGTTGCTTATGCGCAGCAGCAAGTCGAAGCGGGCGCGGATGTGATTCAGATCTTCGATAGTTGGGTCGGCAAGCTGAGTGTTCGTGACTATCGACAATACTGTCTCGGCTGGACGACGGAACTGGTGCAGCGAATTAAAGCACTGGGTGTGCCGGTGATCTACTTCGGAGTGGAGACCGCTTCCCTGCTGCCGGCGATGAGCGAGACTGGTGCGGATGTGATTGGGCTTGACTGGCGGACTCCGTTGGAATCGGGCTGGAAGGCCGTTGGTGCCGGCTGCGCGGTACAGGGGAATCTCGATCCGATTGCCCTGTTTGCCCAGGAAGATGTGTTGAAGCAACAGGTGAGCGAGATTCTTGAAGCGGCTGCGGGGCGGCCTGGACATATCTTCAATCTCGGCCACGGCATTGTGCCCGGAACACCGGTCGAAAATGTGATCCACGTGGTGGAGCTGGTCAGAGAGCTGAGCGCGCGATGA